The window GCCGGGCGATGAGCCCCGGGGGTTCGAATCCCCCCCCCTCCGCTCTGCGTTGATCAATAGCGGCTGGTCTGTATCCATAGCCCGGGGGGGACTGTGGGAACAGCGCGATTTTGTCTTTGGGCGGCTGGGCCTCGTGGAGAGCGAGGATCATACTCACGCTGTCGAACAAGGTCGTTTGACGCCAACGCTGCTCAACGTTGTTGAATTTGACTCGGGTCGTATTCTGTTTGTAGATATTGCTGATGTCTCTCACGCATGCCGTGCTTGCTGGAGACGAGAAGCGCATATACACACGCGCACGCACGCATACGCGCAGCAGGGGCATTGTGACAGGCGGTGAATTACTGTGTCTACGGTGAGTTTTGCGACGACGTTAGATCGGGTCAATCTGGCTGATCTCTTGCGGCGCCTGGAGGCCCATGAGAAGAGCGGCATGCTGGTGGTGAAGCAGGGTGCTCTCTGGGTGGAGCTGTACTTCAGTCAGGGGCGCTTGCTCTGTATCGGCCCAGTGCGTGCTCAGCTGACACTGGGCGACCGCCTGCTGCAGGCGGGAGTGATCTCCCAGGCTGCTCTATCCAAGGCGATGGCGGTCCTGCGGGAACGCGGTGAGGAGCCTGGCGAGACTCGCGTTGCTCTCATCCTGATGGAACTGGGCTATGCTACACGCGAGCAATTGCGGGCCTGGGCCGCGCGAGAGGCCTCGCGCGTGCTGGAGGTCCTCCTCTCGTGGCGCTCTGGTGAGGTGTATTTCGAAGAGGGGCGCACGCCTCCTCCCTCGCGCTTACTGGTCTCTCTCTCCCCTTCTGCTCTCTTGCCCGCTCATCAGCCTGCCCCAGCATCGACGTCGCAGCTTGCCCAGAGCCAGGCGCCGTCTTCTCTGGCCAGTCCCGCCCCCGCACCGGCCCCTGCTCATCCTGGCTCTCTGCCTTCTTCTCAGGTATCCTATGAGCAGCCGTTGTTGTCACAACCCCTGCCTCCTCTGTCACAGCAAGCCCAGCCTCAGCCTCAGCCGCTGCAATCAGTGGCTCACGAGCAGGTACTCCAGGCACAGGGGCAGCTCTCCCAGCAGCTTCCCCCGACTTCCCAGCCGCGCGTGACGCAGGCGTTGCCGGAGACAGGGGCTGCTCCTCAGCGCCAGGAGCGTGGGCGCCTTGATCTGAGCTCGCTCTTTGATCCAGATGCTCTGGCCCGCCTCTCGGCGGTGGCTGCTGCTGCTCCCTCTTCCTCCGGCTCCTCGCTCACTGCGCCGGAAGCGGCAGCTGCTCAATGGCAGCCTTCTGCTGCTCAGCCGGCCACCTCAACCACTGGTGCGCTGGCTAACCTGCCGGCTCCTCGCCCGATTACGACCTCTTACACGCCGCGGCGCCTCGATGCCTCTTTTATCCATCCCGAGGCCAGGCTGACGCCGCCTGATCTGCAGGCCCTGCGTTCTGGCAACGTCGAGATTCCTCTCACGCCTGATGAGTGGCGCGTCTTTGGCTGTATTACTGGAGAGGCAACACCGCTGCAGATTGCTCAGCATCTGGGAATGCCGCTGGAGCAGGTCTACGTGGTGATTGGGGAGTTGATGGCCCTGGGTCTGATCCAGCATCCTTACCACATGCAGTCGCAGTTGCATTCCCCTGTTCAGGAGTTTTCGCCTGCCGCTCTGCCTCCAATGGCCGACCCCTCTGCCCCGCTTTCGCAGATGTCCAGCTCGCCAGCCTGGATGCCTGCCCAGGCCCAAGCGTGGCCAGCTCCGCCTCAGACTCCCCAGGTCACGGGTGCCTTCGCGCCCGCGCCCGCTTCTGC is drawn from Thermogemmatispora onikobensis and contains these coding sequences:
- a CDS encoding DUF4388 domain-containing protein, which translates into the protein MSTVSFATTLDRVNLADLLRRLEAHEKSGMLVVKQGALWVELYFSQGRLLCIGPVRAQLTLGDRLLQAGVISQAALSKAMAVLRERGEEPGETRVALILMELGYATREQLRAWAAREASRVLEVLLSWRSGEVYFEEGRTPPPSRLLVSLSPSALLPAHQPAPASTSQLAQSQAPSSLASPAPAPAPAHPGSLPSSQVSYEQPLLSQPLPPLSQQAQPQPQPLQSVAHEQVLQAQGQLSQQLPPTSQPRVTQALPETGAAPQRQERGRLDLSSLFDPDALARLSAVAAAAPSSSGSSLTAPEAAAAQWQPSAAQPATSTTGALANLPAPRPITTSYTPRRLDASFIHPEARLTPPDLQALRSGNVEIPLTPDEWRVFGCITGEATPLQIAQHLGMPLEQVYVVIGELMALGLIQHPYHMQSQLHSPVQEFSPAALPPMADPSAPLSQMSSSPAWMPAQAQAWPAPPQTPQVTGAFAPAPASASVPQSPIYVETESQWGNGGNGARFIVGRGWGVQPTRPLSPGGSAQSPYPASVPVGGSQPGR